In Setaria italica strain Yugu1 chromosome I, Setaria_italica_v2.0, whole genome shotgun sequence, the genomic window TAACATTATTACATAAGGAAATTGAATGGATACGCATACTgggtaaacaaaaaaaaaacagtttgaAGGTAATCTGCAGCGTCCGATGCAAACAAGCATCACTCGTGACACTAAGGAAACAGGTCCCACTGAACACTAGTACATAATCAACAGACAGAGCAAATAAAACTACTTTTGGAAACAATAGGCATCAGTTACTGATAATTCTAACTTACCTCTCCTGGTTGAATAATAATCACATGAGGAGTAAAACCTGTTCCAACAGAGCCAAGAAACCACTTTCCTAAAGAAGACAAAATAGAGTTTCATCAGATAAGAACAATAACAAACTCATCAGTTCATGCatataaaataagaaaaatgccTCCCTCTACAAAGTAAGGGGATACAGAAGAAAAACTAGTTAGGCAAATGGTCCATTTCTTTATTTTTGTCCAGGGAACAACCAAGGAAGCAAAAGATACAGTGCTTGCTTAACATAACTGAGCCACCAGTCAATTCAAGAACCTCCAATTTATAATCTCACTTTATTAAGGAAAAATAAGGAAGACACTTAAAGAAATGTCAATACCCAGTTACCCAttgcaattcaaaaaaaaaaactcgaccgtTGTGGGGATTATAGAAGCAGCTCAACCTTCTCCCAgtcgacccccccccccccacacacacaccggGGCTTTGACAGCAAGTGGGATTTTTTTAATGCAGAACCCAAGCGAGGATGACCACAACTGGGCACATAAGTTCCACTGCACAAATATGCGCTCCTGCATGCTGCGAGACTGGGGGTTTGAACCCCCGACCGGTTGGTTGCACATCAGCAGCTCAACCGCCACGCTACACGAGCATTCACAACCAGTCCAATTCACAATAATTCTGAAGAGATCATGCAACAGAAACACACCCGAAGGCCAGAACAAAATGTGAGGGGATAGGCTGAATTTTCCATGAGGACAGTTATACGTTCCACTGCACAAATATGCGCTCCTGCATGCTGCGAGACTGGGGTTTGAACCCCTGACCGGTTGGTTGCACATCAGCAGCTCAACCGCCACGCTACACGAGCATTCACAACCAGTCCAATTCACAATAATTCTGAAGAGATCATGCAACAGAAACACATCCGAAGGCCAGAACAAAATGTGAGGGGATAGGCTGAATTTTCCATGAGGACAGTTATACGTTCCACTGCACAAATATGCGCTCCTGCATGCTGCGAGACTGGGGTTTGAACCCCCGACCGGTTGGTTGCACATCAGCAGCTCAACCGGGCGCTACACGAGCATTCACAACCAGTCCAATTCACAATAATTCTGAAGAGATCATGCAATAGAAACACATCCGAAGGCCAGAACAAAATGTGAGGAGATAGACTGAATTTTCCATGACAGTTATACATTCCAGAGGTAGAGGACAATATGTGAGTAACAAATCATGGGAAGGAGGAATGTAGTGCAAGAAACAAACTAAGAGCACATTGTTCAGAATTGATCCAGGTACTCAACAAAATGTATAGGAAAAGTCCACAAGTTCTCTTAACAGTACATGATGCAGTGTGGCTATATTCAAAGAAGGTTGAACGTAACACAATAGGCAACTAGAGCTATTCATACCCAAGGAGCAATGCTATCATGCAAGCAGTTCATGGCATCAATAAGTTAAGATGTTACTAAGATGAATCAATTATCATAAATCATAGGATATGTAAGTGAAACTACAAGGCTGCAGGAACTCACCAAGCGAAGCCAACTGTTGCATCTTCCCAGAACCAGGTGGCCGTCCTCTGCCACGTTTCTCTGAAGGGGCACCAGAGCCTGAACCGCCTGATCCCCCTGAACCAAATCCTGAACCTGGTGTGCTGACCATGGTTCCCATCCCCGAGTTCGACGAGTGAGGCGTTGATGATGAAGTGGGCGATAACCCAAGAGTCACCGCACCATCAGGCTTATATTTCCTTGGCCTCCCCCGCTTCTTCTTCACCTGCTCATCCTGGCCACCGCCAGCCCCACTCCCCTGATCCCCCTTAGCATCAGCACCTACGGCGACACCCATGCCAATGTCCATAGCACCGCCGGAActggcgccgccaccggcgctgTGCTGCACCACAGGAGGTGAGGCCTCAACATGGTGGTACCCCTGCCCAATGTGGGGCCCCCCGACGTGCGGGTTCTGGAATGCGTACCCCGCAGAGACTGCATCAAGATGCTGCCGGTAcccgccgggcggcgggccgtGGAGCCCCGGCGAGTGGCCGGGGACACCCGGAGCCCCGATGCCCCGGTGCTGCGCGTAGAACGACGAGAAGTTGGGCCCCGACGCCACCGTGGACTCCCTGCCGTCCATTCATAGGAATGGGCAGCGCCGCAGAGCCCCCTCACCGCCAACCCACCACCAACACGCAGAGGGGCCAAGCCTAGTTGCAAGAAACGGCACAAAGGTGGCTACTTTGTTTCACTATTCGAGATCAGATGCTTCAGAAAGGTATTGGAGCCAGCAAATGGGCGCAAGAATCTCAACTCCGAGGATCTGCCCCCGCGAACTCTCGCACAAAACTGCTATGCTTCTCGCGAGACGCGGCAAGATCAGATCGGCGAACACGAGATCTCAAGGAGGCGGTGAAATTTCCGGAAACGGAAGAAACGAAACGCAAGAGATGGGTAAGGGGGAAAAAATCTGATCTTTGCAACAAATGGGCAAAAAAGAGGAGGGGATTTGTGCGAGGCTTTCGGCGGAGACCTCTGAGAcgaaggtggcggcgccggagggtTGGGCGGCTCGCCGCGGGATCTGCGTGGCGGTGGGTGAGAAGGGGGCGATCCGATCGGAAATGGCGATGGGGAAATGGGGTGCTAAAACCCTAGAGATGGGGGGCagggtgagggagggagggatcaGAGGGGACGAAcccaagaggaggaagagcgaGCATGTATGGTGTATGTGtttgaggagagagagggggaggagagtggtgaggagagagaaggatttTCTGCGACTGCACATTTCTACTATGTGAATTGTAAAGCGAGAGCGCACGAATTACAAGGGACAATAAGTCGACACGAATGTAGAACTAGTACGATACTACtatccttcaaaaaaaattcgATGAGATAGTACGGAAGACAAATGTTATCCTAAAAACGACTTTAGTGACAATTAATGTTCCGTCGAAAAACTTTATTTGTATATGCATTATTTTTAGCAAATTAAGCAAGTGTTGTGCCTATTCATTATATTTGTCTATGTATAAGAAGATCGTGTAaaagttattttttatttttaaatgttAAATGCAGAAAAAGTAAGAATACCAGTTGCTCAAGGCAAATGAAATATAATCTACTTAATTGTCTGTATTTCttagataattttttttgatattttACTTCCTTTGGCTGCGGGGGTTGTGCCGGTGCAAAGAGAAGGGGACGCCATCAACTTGCCGTCACAGAGGATCCTAGCCTTGACCGGGTACGGAGACAGAGACACATCGTTTGTTGACGCGTAAGCTAGGATGACAGTAATAATTGGGCTGTGAAGCCACCCACACCCAGATATAGATGAGCAGGCTATTACCATCAAAAAGAGATATTTGCTAGCACCTGTTCAGTTCAGGCagattagggggtgtttgggaacaccctgttaaagtttaacacctatcacatcggatgtttggatgctaattaggagtattaaacataggttaattacaaaactaattgcacagatggagtataattcgcgagacgaatctattaagcctaattagtccatgatttgacaatgtggtgctacagtaaccatttgctaatgatggattaattaggcttaatagattcgtctcgcaaattagcacagggttctgcaattagttttataattagctcatgtttagtgcacctaattagtatccgaacatccgatgtgacactgttaaagtttaacacctcgtatccaaacacccccttctcCTAATAGATGTTTATCCATGGATgagcatgcattttttttcaatcGATGAGAGTTGCTGCTATGGAATGGAACGGAGCACCGAAATTCAAGACGGCCGAAGGTACCCCAACTCCTTTCTCACAAACGGTTTACCCTGAAatgacaagaagaagaagaacaagtccaaaggcacggcacggcacggcaggcAAATGGACCCAAGCAAGTGAAGTGAAGCGAAGTGATGACATGAGCATCACGTACTCGCGTCCGGTAAGTTCCAATGGAGTACAGCTTGAAGCTGACCATGTGCCAGGCCGCTTTCGACACCTCGTCGCTACTTCCGAGGAGTAACATTAAACAACAGCTTGCAACCAGCAACAGGACAAAATGCTGGCGTGTGATACCACACGCATACCAGATTGATTAGCAGTATACCACAAACAATGGGGCATTCCTAGTAGCAATTTACAGAGGAATTTTTCAATCTGAAATAGTTGGAGAACAGGAAGGAAAGAAAACTGATGAAAAAGAGCACGCATCATTTGCCAACATTGAGTTGCTGGACAGGCAAGGAAACCATGGAATGATTCACTGTGGCCACACAACACAACACTGAGGGATTGACACCGGCAAAAGCTGGCTGCTTCCAAGCAAATAAAAGAGCATAGATCAGAGATCCAGGCTAACACTCTTTTGAGACACAAAAAAAAGACTCATTTATACTTTATTACTACTAGTCTACCACTACAGGAGTACACGAAGCAGCAACAGAAAGGCAAAGGGGTACATGGTTCCAATCTGGTCCAGTCAAATGCTATCCATCTGAGCACAAAACTTTGTCATTTCGCTCAGAAATTCAGCATCATCTCAGCACTTTAGCTAGTGTAATGCATATTATACGCTGCAAAAGCTCCAGAGCCGCTTCACTTGTCGACCTCCATGGCTTGAGCAGCTTTGGCTTTCGCTAAGGCTGAAAGTTTTGTCTTCACCTTTTTCTTGCCAACCTTAAATTGACCaccctttctttttttatcaCCACCATCTATCTGAACAAACAGAGGGTAGAGAACAGCATTAACACATATGTTGCACACTTAGGCAGTCCAGGTATTAAAACAAGCAACAGTGCAAATCCAAACAAGCACAGTGAGATTTGAAGAGCTAGAAGGGGAAAAACTGAAGTAGAGAAGTCACCACTCCATAAATTGACTAGACAATTAAATTACATGATGGCCAGACACAAATCTTCAACTCCGATGATGGATTGTCACCGGGTGCTACCCAAGAATTACAGCTACGGTTTTAGAATACAGCAGATTAGCAATGTTTCTCTGGACCTAGCACGAGCAACCTGTTTGCAGCATATCAGATGGCATAATCAAAGATAACAAAGTGGCCAGAACGAACACAGATCATATAGCTGGCACAAATAACTTGGCGCCAGGTATTTCAAATTGTAAACAGGCAAACTTCAGATCAGTAGAAAGTTAGAAATAATACTGAATAGCACAAGCAAGATAACACCTAGAAAGAACATAGGAGTAAAGGTTGTTATTAACAACCTAAAACACACCACTGGTTCCTAGTACTACTCAACTGTCCATGGCAGCAAAACAGGGCCTATGAAAAATAGATAACAGATAAATGAAACCTAGGTAATGATCAAAGCATCTAAATGTAATTCCAAAGCATGTCCAGTGACCAGTGAACAGCTTTTCAAACAACATCAAAAGAAAATTCTTAGTTATGTATTTTAAGAAAATGCCAGGCTGCCTATTCCTTTGGTCAAGTTGAGGGACAGAATCACTGTTCCTTATTGATGGATCCAGGAAGGGAAAATGCACTCAGAGTATAAACATGATGCCTTAAGATTTGAGAATAAGGGTTTGGAAAAGACTGAACGGTTTGGGAAAGACTAGAAATGTTTTATTGTAAATCTTTCCCGGAATCTCATAAGAAAGGGATAACCACACTTACTATTTTACACACCTGTGGAGTGTTTAGTCTGTCACAGGTGTACCTGTCGCTGGAGCATTGAGACCCAAATGATCATGATCATGGCCAGTTTCAAGGAAAATCAGACAATTAACTAGCCTCCTAGTTGGATTATTCTTTTGTATCTCTATTCAGGTAAATAACTGGAAAATCAAACTCCTCAACTGCTCTACAGCATTGTGAAACGCCAAATGCTAATTTCACGCACAAAAGGCATTCAGTGGTGTCAACAATCAGTAATATAGCATTGTGAAACGCCGGATGCTAATTTCACGCACAAAGGCATCCAGTGGTGTCAACAATCAGTAATCTACATTTACTAGTCAACATCAGTAATCCTAGAGCTTGTCGGCCAACACACCGCAGGAAGAACTAGTTGAAATAGCGAAACTGGAAGGCCGCACAGCAGTGGGATTGGTACCTTCATCTTGGATTTCTTGGCTTGCAGCTTCTTGGCCTGCTGCTCCTTGGCCTCCTTCTCCCCTGCACATCCCCACCACAGCCGAGGCACCGAAGCACCAAATCAGAACCACTACTCGAACAGAAGAGAGGAAACGAGAGAGAGTGGAGAGATCGTACTCTTGAGGTCGAATTCGTACTGCTTCTTCCTCTTGGCGAGACTGTTCTTCTTCGACATCTTCCTTCCGTCGCCGCCAACCGCACCGCCGGGAGGACAACAGCAAAGGAGAGTGAGGAGGCGAGACCAAACCCTAGCCACCTTTTCCTTTCGTTCCCGTGGACCGTCGTTGCTGGGCTTGGGTCGGTAAGTCATCCAACGGGCCCTGCTACTATCTTTTTTTCTCGAGTTACTGGGCCCTGATACTATCTGGGCTTGCTCATCTTAAGGCCCAACTACTACTCAGCCCGTATGGCGGTATGGAGACTTCCGAGCCCACACTGGAAGGTCCACGGATGTCACCGTCAGGAGGTTCGTCGATAGCGACGTCACGTGACGAGGACGATGGCCGGTTGCGAGAAAAGACGAGATCAAGGGCTCGAGATACGGCGACGTGGCCGCCGATTCGAGACACGTAGCTCCGGCCGACATCCATGTAGGCCCCGCACGGCGAATCATTCGGACGCGTGGCGGGTGGGACGGTGACAACGTGGCAGCCATCATTCCCTCCCTCCACAAaggattaagggggtgtttgggagacaggggctaaactttagtcctatcacatcggatgttcggatgctaattaggaggactaaatatgagctaattacaaaactaatagcagaacccctaggctaaatcacgagacgaatttattgagcctaattaatccctcattagcgaatggttactgtagcaccacattgtcaaattatggactaaattagcttaatagattcgtctcgcgatttagcctaggggttgtgtaattagttttgtaattagtctaggtttaatattcataattagtgtccaaacattcgatgtgacgggggctaaaatttagccccctcctcccaaacacccctaagccTGCCTGGTTTTATTTTAGTCATGGCGATTGCCCGCGCTttcctgccgccaccaccaccaccaccgagaCAAAAGCATTTCTTTTCTCCTCTTTCCAAAAGATGTCTTTGATTAGTGTAACGCGTAAGCTCTACTGCTACTCAGCATTAAGGCTTCTAAAAGGGGCAGAGGGAGGTTAGCAGTTCTTCGTGTCAGTCTTAGCTCGTGCCAGGGGAGAGAGAGGTCCATGGAGCCCAAGGAGGCGACGAATGCGGAtatggtggcgccggcggccggagccaAGAGTAAGACACTTCACTGCCCCTCTGCTCTCTGCTAGCGCAAACTTCCTTgcatctctctttctctcttggTATTTTTGTTGGTCATGTTCAGGCATCTTTCATGCTAGCTCCTTTTCGATTCAGACAAGTGACTAACCTGAGGTCGAAATGCCCCTGCAGGCACCCTTGTTCATCAGACCAGCATTTATATCATTTAGATTCGAAAATGACTCTCGTAAGACGTGATTAGAAAACGGAACAAGACATCTGCTCCAGCTTCGAGCCTGTCAATATGATGTTTATATTTGTTCTAGCTCTGCAATTTGCTGTACATGAATTCATTCAGGCGTTCGGCCAGTCTGATAGAACACAAGTAGCTTTGCTAAAAGAAAAATTCGAACACAAGTAGCTTTGCTAAAAATAACCATCAGGATTTGtttctgaaagaaaaaaaatgcatcagGATTAATTTGTCAACGTTCCAAGAGCTATACTATACATCAGTTGCTTCAGCACTACAACTGGGCTGGATTGTGCTAACCCATGTCTCTCAATGTGCAGGTGGACCTCCAGTTCCAGTTGAcaatgcagcagcagctccgGCTGACAGAGGTATATAATGCTTGCACGAATCATCTTTCGCTACGATGATACATTGTGGATAACACGGAGAAATATGCAGATGCCGTTCTTGCAAAGGTGGAGATGGACAGGAAGCTGTCGATGATCAAGGCTTGGGAGGAGAGCGAGAAGAGCAAAGCCGAGAACAAGTGAGTGGCCATGCCCGCCCGAACTATGCTACTGTGCCTGGAAGAACCGTCAGAATGTTTAGCCAAACTGTGCGTAACTGTGTTTTTGCTCGCAATTTCCATCGCAGGGCTCAGAAGAAGATGTCATCCATCATGTCGTGGGAGAACACAAAGAAGGCGGCTGTGGAAGCAAAGCTTCGAACACGAGAGGTCTGAATATTTTCCGCAAAATCATAAGGCACTTAACTGGAGTTATGCTTATGTCACTCTGTCCAACGCCCATAACAAGAGTCATAGATGATTGTGGCACCAGCGCTACTCAGCTTGGTGACACTGAAGTTAATCACCGGACATGCATTTTAAACTAGTTCTGAAATTCTGACCAAAACTCTAGTCAAAAGATACAGAAGCATGCAGAAAACCAAGATACAGAGAATTGTCTAATTGTGTCTGAATGGATCCATATGTGTGCCGATTTCAGGAGaagctggagaagaagaaggcggagTACGCAGAGAAGATGAGGAACCAGATTGCGGCCATCCACAAGGAGGCTGAAGAGAAGCGCGCGGCGGTCGAGGCCATGCGACACGAGGCAATTCTCAAGTATGAGGACATGGCGGCCAAGCACCGATCCAAAGGGACCACCCCAGCAAAGAAATTCCTGGGCTGTTTCTAGCTGGTGACTGGTGAGGAACGCAGTGTATCATACAGTTCAGTCATGCTCTTGCACGCCCTGAAAGCGACCAGGTGCGAGAGCCTGAAGAAGCAATTTGATCTTCACAGCATCTGAGGTTCAACTCTTCGGTTCTGCCTGGAATGGCATGAGCAGAACAGAACGCTTTATGGTGGGAAGTAGTTCATCACTTGCAGTTTTGGCTTGTTTTCGTGTGTGTATGTTTTCGGCATCTTGGCTATTGTTCTGCTGTGTGTATTGTTTGCTGAAGATGTGCGTGCTTGTGGCTTTGCCTGCGCAGTGAGGTGTAATTGTATGTATTGTAACTACcgaaaaaaaatttcaaatgtGAAAAGCCTGTAGCATAACTGCATGTGTGCATCCTGTAGTCCTCTGAACGTTGCTTCGGTTTGCATGGCAAATGAAGAAAACTGATTTGGTGCTGGTGCAGAGCGGGGATCAGAACAGCACAGGATGCATGCTACTGTATACAGATCAATGCAACGCAAGTGATCAGTTCCATACAGTAAAC contains:
- the LOC101771535 gene encoding AT-hook motif nuclear-localized protein 9 codes for the protein MDGRESTVASGPNFSSFYAQHRGIGAPGVPGHSPGLHGPPPGGYRQHLDAVSAGYAFQNPHVGGPHIGQGYHHVEASPPVVQHSAGGGASSGGAMDIGMGVAVGADAKGDQGSGAGGGQDEQVKKKRGRPRKYKPDGAVTLGLSPTSSSTPHSSNSGMGTMVSTPGSGFGSGGSGGSGSGAPSEKRGRGRPPGSGKMQQLASLGKWFLGSVGTGFTPHVIIIQPGEDVAARIMAFSQQGPRAVCIISATGAVSTATLHQDSDSGGVVTYEGRFEILCLSGSYLVLDDGGTRTRSGGLCIALCGPDHRVIGGSVGGVLTAAGTVQVIVGSFMYGGSKKNKAKAEADMEHEEVNNAGEEEAAPAMVVPEHNMPPHAMGGWPPGMMRQMDSRTSNIDINSIRDRE
- the LOC101771931 gene encoding uncharacterized protein LOC101771931; this encodes MSKKNSLAKRKKQYEFDLKREKEAKEQQAKKLQAKKSKMKIDGGDKKRKGGQFKVGKKKVKTKLSALAKAKAAQAMEVDK
- the LOC101772339 gene encoding remorin; the encoded protein is MEPKEATNADMVAPAAGAKSGPPVPVDNAAAAPADRDAVLAKVEMDRKLSMIKAWEESEKSKAENKAQKKMSSIMSWENTKKAAVEAKLRTREEKLEKKKAEYAEKMRNQIAAIHKEAEEKRAAVEAMRHEAILKYEDMAAKHRSKGTTPAKKFLGCF